From Pleurocapsa sp. PCC 7319:
AAAGCGGGTTAATTCTAACGTTGACTCCAAGCTAGAAGCTAGAACTCAGAATATTAAAAACTTGGTAGTTAATCAATTACAAGCTGACATAGACAGACGTATCAATACCGCAGTTACTGACAAGACTGACAATAGCGTTCAGGTAGTAGTTAATAACGTCATTAATAATGTAGACGATCGCATTGATGTCAAATTAGAAAACAAAATTCTCAACTTCCGCGATGATGTCACCTCCATTGTCAAAAATGAGCTGAACCAAAACTACACCGACTCAATCAAAACTACGGTCTTATCCGATATTAAGAAACAGCAATTCTTTATCGATATGGAGACTATTAAAGGCGAGGTTAATAACTTCTACTCCCGTCTGGGACAATTTGAAACTCAGCTATATTTGCGCATCGAACAGGGAGATACTCAGCTTTATAATTGGACGTTGGAACAACTAACCGCCTTACAGGGGTGCTTGAGCGATCGCCAAACTCTATCAGATATGTTTGAGTCCTTTGCAACCAAACTTAAAGACGAACTAGATAACGCACCCTGTGTTCAACCCAGCCGTTTTACACCCATGACGGCAACTTTGGGTCAAGAGCGAATTTCCCCTGTCCAACCCCAGCAGCTACCTGGAAGCTAAATGATAATTAGATTTTAGGTAATAGGTAATAAATTTTCCTGCCTGTTACCTAAAATTTCCAGCAAAATCAAGATTCTAGGTGCCAATCTTTCTGTGACCTCCTCCCACACTGATTGCTTCGCAATACAGTCTGGGCTTCCCTAGACTCACGACTAGGTTTTCCTGGTTGTTTTCTCTTTCAAGATCTTGCACCACTTATCTAGATATGAAAAAAATCACACCCCCGACAGATCGATTGCCCAGGCAGTTTCCGTTCCGCATAGTCCGTGCGTACAGTTTTTAGAATGTCTCCTTCTTACAAAAATTGCTTATGGGGGAAACCCCCAAGACCGCATTTTTGCGCTTATTACGGCAAACATTTTACACAGCTACCGAGTCTCCAATCGAGACTATTTCTTAGCTATAACCCTATATGTTTGATTTTCAAGGTGCTGCCAATTTTAGTTTTTTGTTTTACTACCGATGTTCGGATATTGGCATCCCATTCATACGCTCTAGAACTATCTTACAACAACTGAAACCCTGGCTACATAAAGATTACATGAATATCAACTTAACCAGTTATAAACAAAATGCCAGCCCACGATTCATGCGGCAAAGCGTTGGCGGGGGAACCCCGCTTAAAGCTATTGCCATCCCGACACCAAACCCTGCATCCTTGGGGTTATGGTGTCGGGCTTCTCGCGGGGGATGCTAAATTTTTTCTGTTCATTTCTATCCCGACTTTTTCTAACGAGGCAAACAATTTACTCGCTGCTGCGATCGCTAGATTCTGATGGTCATTGTCGGCAGTAAGCTTAATCCTGATTTCATTATCGATCAATTCGGCATTGAAGATAATTTGTTGATGGTTCATAGAGTGGAATCTTAAGAACAACTGAGGTTGATCGGTGAATAACACGATCATTTAGACCAAGTTTAGTCTTTAATCAATCGTCAGCATAAGTTGGCTTAATTTTAACCTCACGTTTTAATGCTTCAGCTAGAACCTGACGACTGTTACGAGCTGACCAAATTTCTACTTCTAAATTATCAGCACCCGTAACGGTTATTACTAGCTTTTCTGTTGATACCTGACAATCAATCCGTTCAACTCGGCGATTTTTAGTTTTGTTTAAAGCTACTGCAATTCTGAGAATTCCTGACAACATTTGAATGATTTGACGATGTTGTTTAGAGAGATTTCTAAACTTTTTATGTCTTTTAGTTGGTTTTGCTTTGCAGTGGTAACGAACTAAGTGCTTAATCAACAGCATCTCTTCATCATTAAATCCTCTAGGATCGGTTTGTTTGAGAATATAACGCGAATTTTTATGATGTTGGCGAAAGGAAATAAACTGTCCGATGTCATGAAGTAACGCAGCAAACTCTAAGACTTCTCGTTCAAAATCGCCGTATTGATGTAGCTTTTGAATTTGGTCAAATATCTGTAAGGCTAATTTGGCGACATGACAGTTTTCGTCCCAATCTGATTCATATTTATAAACCAAATTTGCTGCTTTACGGTGTCGTAAACTTGGGGTTTCGGGTAATACAGATACTTCATTAGAATGACGTTGTATGTAGTCTAATATCATTCCTTCCCTTAAGGAAGCATCACAAAGAGTAATCTCTTTCACTCCTGCCATTTCTAATAACTGGACCAGCAGCACTCCTCCCAAATGAATGGCATCAGCACGTTTATCGCTTATTTCTTTAACTTCTGCCCGTTCTTCTGGTTTCATGTCGAGCAATTTCTGGGTCAATTTATCAATATCTTTTAGCTGTACAACTTCAGCATTGACTGATTGCCATGATTCCCCACCAGCAGCTACGTGGGCGGCCTCTCCCATAGTCCGAATTGTGCCCGATGTGCCAATTACTCGATCAAAGCCAAGATCGTGTATCTGTTTAAAAATTTGTTTACCGACAAAGCGAATATGAGCCTCTAGAACACCCTTTCCTTCAGTACCAACAGTACCTCGATCTTCAAACATATCTAATAAACGCAGAACTCCAAGAGGCATACTATCTTTGAAGAATATCTTAGAGCGATCGCCTAAAACTGCTTCGGTACTCCCACCACCAATATCTAAAACTAAAGCTTTATCTGACTCTAAGGCAATGGAATTACGGACAGCTAAAAAAATTAATCGAGCCTCTTCTTGTCCTGAGATCATTCTGGGAGTAAGTCCAGTTTGAGCTACCACTTGATTTAAAAAATCTTCCCCGTTGCGTGCCTCACGGATAGCACTAGTGGCAGCGGTGATAATTTCGTCCACTCCTAAACTATCTGCAAGTTGAACATAACGACTAATCGTTTCTAAACCAATTTTAAAAGCGCGATCGCTAATGTAATTAGAAGCAAATACCCCAGCTCCTAATTTTGCCATCTCTTTTTCGCGATTAATGATATCAAAGCTCTTTTTGTTATTCACCTCTACCACTATCATGTGAATAGAATTAGTACCTATATCAATCGCTGCTAACTTCATCGAAAAAAACTGGGTTAATTATATTGTTAGTGAATATATTATTTCTTATTTGTACTTCTCTCTTTTAATAATTATGCGCCGACTGCCCGCGGTTATCTGAAGATGTCCTTTAGGGTTAGTATTCTTTGATAGGCTGTCTCTTCCGCTTCCTCTACTCTGGGACACTATTTCTAACTTTTGACCCACCGAAAATTATTGTTCAACATGATACTGTGCTTGATAAAAGAATCTACCGTCATTTGTTTATGTTCCAAGGTAATGAAACAAGCACAGCAACAAGTACTAACTGGCGTGGTTATCGAATTGCAGCTTGGATAGGGCAATTTTTATTAGCGATTGCTACAGCAATTGTTTTCGTTCAAGTAGGTTGGCAAGCAGCAGTTATATTATTAGGGTTTTTAGTAGCATCTTTCATTTTTGTGCTTAAAGAGCGTCAGCTACCTACCTTATTCGATCTGCTATTTGTGATTGCAGCACTACTTAATGCAGGAGGCTGGATTGGATTGTTTTATCAACCAGGACCTTATGATGAAATTACCCATGCCTTTACAACTTTTTCCGTGACTTTGGCACTAAGTTTTCTGGTCTATCAACCCATGTTGACTCTGTTTCGCAGTCATCGCTGGTTATATATTTTAACCATTATTTCGTTTGGTCTTGCCATTGGTGCGCTTTGGGAAGTATTTGAATGGCTTACTGCAACAATTAATTCTCTTGACGATACCATAGTCGATCTAATTATGGATGCTATAGGCGCGATCGCAGCATCACTATTAAGTTTACGTGCTTTACAAGAGAAAATTAATAATCACTAACGTTCTCCGTCTTGGGTGTTAACAATAAAAGAAATCACCTTTGTAGAAGATCTATTTAACTTCCCTCGTTAGTCCATCCTAGAAATTAAATCCTCAATAGCTCTTTGAAACATGACTATCGACAGCCCATCTAGATCGTAACTGCATTCATAAGCAGGCTCTCTGTCGTAATTTTTTAAGGCAATTATTCTTACATCTATTTTGGCAATTTGAGGATTGGAAAATACTGTTATTTCTAGCTTCGATTTATTTCCCATATAAAAATAGCAAGGCGATTCTTGAAGGTGTACCTGAGTTTTACGGAACTTACTATTTAAATAATCAATTACTAAAGAAAAATTCCGATTGATAGCTTTTCGTTGTCGTTCGTTTAATGCTGTCATAAGTTTAAATTGAGCAATCGCCAAAAATACACTTAATTAAACATTAGCAGACATTGGAAAAGGGACTCGCATAGTTCACTTAATGATTCATGTTTCTAAAATCAGCAAAACATTATCGAGTAACATTTTGATAATGTCTAACCATATTTTACGATGCAAACTATTTTACAAAGATTAGTCAAATTTTGGCAGAACAATATTCATAGTCGAATAGCTTTTTTAATTACCACTGTCGGAACAGTAGGATTAGTTAGCTGTCTCATAATTATTTATGTTGTTGCCCAAATTTCCGATGAAGTATTAGATCAAGAAGCCTTCGCCTTTGATAAAACGATTTTACTCTGGATTCACTCCTTCGCGAATCCCACTCTTGATGGCATAATGCACTTTATTACTCGCCTAAACGATCCTAGTACGGTTACTGTAATTGCTTTTGTTACTTTGGGAATACTTTTATGGCGACGTTATTATTCAGAAGCTCAGATATTTATCATAGACTGTTTAGGTGGTGTCGTTCTTAGCTACGGTCTTAAATCAGTATTTGGTAAGGTTAGACCCGATCTTTGGCAATCAGCTATTGAAGACCTCTCTTATAGCTATCCTAGCGGTCATGCTCTAGGTTCAACTGTATTATACGGATTTATCGCCTATCTTATAGCAACTCGTTATCCTCAATTTTCTCTATTAATTTATGCTGTAGTAGTATGTCTGATTGGTGCAATTGGTTTGAGTCGATTATATCTAGGAGTACATTGGCCAACTGACATTATTGGTGGCTACGGTATCGGCTTTTTGTGGCTGACGTTTTGTATCACTATGTTGAAATTACAAAGAATTAAACGGTTGAAAATTTCAGAGTGATATTTTTATTCTTCTACACCACGTAATATCAAGTTCGGTTGAATACTTAAATTAAGAATGAGGTCAAGTAACAAGTAACAAGTAATAAGTTTTTCAGGTCTGCAATAAGCCTGTTTATTTCAATTAATTATCCGTACTTGATATAAGAGAGGAACAATATATCCTCCTGAGGCGATCGCCGAGTTCAACGATTTCAACAACAAACAGGCGAGAAACTTCTAAAATTATCTTCGCAAACACCAATCGAAAATTCTCGTATTGCGAACACATGTATGACCGCCACAGACACTTGCTGTTTTTTTTATAATTTCT
This genomic window contains:
- a CDS encoding Ppx/GppA phosphatase family protein, with product MKLAAIDIGTNSIHMIVVEVNNKKSFDIINREKEMAKLGAGVFASNYISDRAFKIGLETISRYVQLADSLGVDEIITAATSAIREARNGEDFLNQVVAQTGLTPRMISGQEEARLIFLAVRNSIALESDKALVLDIGGGSTEAVLGDRSKIFFKDSMPLGVLRLLDMFEDRGTVGTEGKGVLEAHIRFVGKQIFKQIHDLGFDRVIGTSGTIRTMGEAAHVAAGGESWQSVNAEVVQLKDIDKLTQKLLDMKPEERAEVKEISDKRADAIHLGGVLLVQLLEMAGVKEITLCDASLREGMILDYIQRHSNEVSVLPETPSLRHRKAANLVYKYESDWDENCHVAKLALQIFDQIQKLHQYGDFEREVLEFAALLHDIGQFISFRQHHKNSRYILKQTDPRGFNDEEMLLIKHLVRYHCKAKPTKRHKKFRNLSKQHRQIIQMLSGILRIAVALNKTKNRRVERIDCQVSTEKLVITVTGADNLEVEIWSARNSRQVLAEALKREVKIKPTYADD
- a CDS encoding phosphatase PAP2 family protein codes for the protein MLQRLVKFWQNNIHSRIAFLITTVGTVGLVSCLIIIYVVAQISDEVLDQEAFAFDKTILLWIHSFANPTLDGIMHFITRLNDPSTVTVIAFVTLGILLWRRYYSEAQIFIIDCLGGVVLSYGLKSVFGKVRPDLWQSAIEDLSYSYPSGHALGSTVLYGFIAYLIATRYPQFSLLIYAVVVCLIGAIGLSRLYLGVHWPTDIIGGYGIGFLWLTFCITMLKLQRIKRLKISE